In the Bacillota bacterium genome, one interval contains:
- a CDS encoding 3-methyl-2-oxobutanoate dehydrogenase subunit beta yields LIQLNERLQEKYRIIEAEEQRAECLRMDDADYAIVAFGIVARLASMAVDNLREKGHRVGMIRPITLWPFPAKTFQRYPKVKGYLSVEMNEGQMVQDVRLNADCAAKVRFYGHGGGWVPTPAAIEEQILKMVDGGDGA; encoded by the coding sequence AGCTGATCCAGCTCAACGAGAGGCTGCAAGAGAAGTACCGGATCATCGAGGCCGAGGAGCAGCGGGCCGAGTGCCTGCGGATGGATGACGCCGATTACGCCATCGTCGCTTTCGGCATCGTCGCCCGGCTGGCCTCGATGGCCGTCGATAACCTCCGGGAGAAGGGCCACCGGGTCGGGATGATCCGGCCGATCACCCTCTGGCCGTTCCCCGCCAAGACCTTCCAGCGCTACCCGAAGGTCAAGGGCTACCTGTCGGTGGAGATGAACGAGGGCCAGATGGTCCAGGACGTCCGCCTGAACGCCGATTGCGCCGCCAAGGTCCGCTTCTATGGGCACGGCGGCGGTTGGGTCCCCACCCCGGCGGCCATCGAGGAGCAGATCCTGAAGATGGTCGATGGGGGGGACGGGGCGTGA